In the genome of Quercus robur chromosome 3, dhQueRobu3.1, whole genome shotgun sequence, one region contains:
- the LOC126718827 gene encoding vacuolar-sorting protein BRO1-like: MESKKSAKGAPAQLLDAISKLEVNINQNLETTMKENDRVYLMRVPSPSSLPPLPAFSMVKSMVMSEVLDASKEKIFASLVPDSSAKALSRYTEMVDDVIRTQAEKLQQASELTRVRLKEMDLPDSILALEGNFTLPMELKEDVEAV, translated from the coding sequence ATGGAGTCAAAGAAATCTGCAAAGGGGGCTCCAGCACAACTTCTAGATGCAATTAGCAAGTTAGAGGTCAATATTAATCAGAACCTAGAGACGACCATGAAAGAGAATGACAGAGTTTACCTCATGAGGGTTCCTTCCCCCAGTTCCCTACCACCTCTTCCAGCATTCTCCATGGTTAAGTCAATGGTAATGAGTGAGGTATTGGATGCGAGCAAGGAGAAGATTTTTGCAAGCCTTGTTCCTGACAGCAGTGCAAAGGCACTTTCTAGGTATACTGAAATGGTTGATGATGTTATCAGAACACAAGCTGAAAAATTACAACAAGCCAGTGAGTTAACCCGAGTAAGGCTCAAAGAGATGGACCTTCCTGATTCCATTCTAGCTTTAGAAGGGAATTTCACTCTCCCAATGGAGCTCAAAGAAGATGTGGAGGCAGTGTAG
- the LOC126719918 gene encoding CBS domain-containing protein CBSCBSPB3-like, giving the protein MGKNLCYFGFVMCDLTADVVVIGVFLLLSSLSNINLKVDGSSGAVNDVAGTLMQKFWDSALALQPPDDYDTHSEMSGFMASDGVEQWKLGSYPSLGLGNSFAFKFEDLKGRVHRVNCGKWLRTGSLQFHEI; this is encoded by the exons ATGGGCAAGAATTTGTGCTACTTTGGGTTTGTAATG TGTGATCTCACTGCTGATGTTGTTGTGATTggtgtttttcttttgctcTCCTCTTTGTCTAATATAAATCTCAAG GTTGATGGTAGCTCTGGAGCTGTTAATGATGTGGCAGGCACCTTGATGCAGAAGTTCTGGGATTCAGCACTTGCATTACAGCCACCTGATGATTATGATACTCATAG TGAAATGTCTGGATTTATGGCTTCTGATGGGGTAGAGCAATGGAAGCTTGGTAGCTATCCATCTCTTGGTCTTGGAAATTCATTTGCCTTCAAATTTGAGGATCTAAAGGGTCGTGTACATCGAGTGAATTGTGGTAAGTGGTTGAGGACAGGATCTTTGCAATTTCATGAGATCTGA
- the LOC126718823 gene encoding uncharacterized protein LOC126718823 yields MRHPHQALPPGPLAVRWKGAKITTEHSMHVLRAYRVSLTSLRPNQIVWEPYRNYLRSLPAYCTAGQHIWRSIVPLIHFWVVEGHHPERVLRQFGMKQGIPEDVDTSIELHKITLQGKHEKDWARIHAPHIAKWAAHARIADAPAFHGEMNYNDEYLVWFRPRTVRHITKETSYWDTLVESQLRIITKCEPGSEIYTDCINALQAVEEIGRLSLDHARDVGNTSEPTVRRGRQASGRQGRGGHQSSQRHTSSRPPTSSQRHTPVPTSSRRPTSAQRPTFGSRHTPVPTSSRRHTPVPTSTRHHTPVHDHTMEEASQTTDEMWDDTAYDVGSMAHDDAGPFHTFAHGDTSGSPSMRSDGTCPPISPSTSPLPTTRTSPPLTTGPAPAIVHGRDEMRFMPTPGRPTPVAVPPEFVHTEFIQTQIPTPPPEPLHIEDRPRRPQRTRTHPPDCGTGHGKVRPVKEPVRRRKRE; encoded by the exons ATGAGGCATCCACACCAGGCACTGCCTCCAGGTCCACTTGCTGTCAG ATGGAAAGGGGCTAAGATAACAACTGAACATTCGATGCACGTCCTACGTGCCTATCGTGTGTCGCTTACTTCACTGCGGCCAAATCAG ATTGTTTGGGAGCCATACAGAAATTATTTGCGTTCTCTACCCGCATATTGTACGGCAGGCCAACACATATGGAGGTCTATTGTGCCGCTCATACATTTTTGGGTGGTTGAAGGCCATCATCCCGAACGTGTTCTCCGACAGTTTGGGATGAAGCAAGGCATACCAGAAGATGTTGATACTTCAATTGAACTGCACAAGATCACCCTCCAGGGCAAGCACGAAAAAGATTGGGCCCGAATACATGCCCCGCATATTGCTAAATGGGCTGCGCACGCCAGAATTGCCGATGCACCGGCCTTTCACGGGGAGATGAACTACAATGACGAGTATTTGGTTTGGTTTCGTCCCCGCACTGTTCGCCATATTACAAAAGAGACTTCGTACTGGGACACTTTG GTTGAATCGCAGTTGCGCATTATAACGAAGTGCGAACCAGGGTCTGAGATCTACACCGACTGTATTAATGCCTTGCAAGCTGTTGAAGAGATCGGTCGGTTATCCTTGGACCATGCACGTGACGTGGGCAACACAAGTGAACCAACTGTACGGCGTGGTCGGCAAGCAAGTGGACGTCAAGGGCGTGGAGGCCATCAATCTAGCCAGCGTCATACATCTAGTCGGCCTCCCACATCTAGTCAGCGTCACACACCCGTGCCCACATCTAGTCGACGTCCCACATCTGCTCAGCGTCCTACATTTGGTTCGCGTCACACACCCGTGCCCACATCTAGTCGGCGTCACACACCCGTGCCCACATCTACTCGGCATCACACACCCGTGCATGACCACACAATGGAGGAAGCAAGTCAGACAACAGATGAGATGTGGGACGACACTGCTTATGACGTAGGCTCCATGGCACACGATGATGCGGGTCCATTCCATACGTTTGCCCATGGAGACACATCTGGGTCCCCATCCATGAGGAGCGATGGTACTTGCCCACCCATATCCCCTAGTACATCTCCGTTGCCCACCACCCGTACGTCTCCCCCACTGACTACCGGCCCTGCCCCCGCAATTGTACATGGTAGAGATGAGATGAGGTTCATGCCCACTCCTGGGCGACCCACCCCTGTTGCCGTCCCCCCTGAGTTTGTGCATACCGAGTTCATCCAGACACAGATACCCACCCCCCCACCAGAGCCTTTGCATATCGAGGATCGGCCACGAAGGCCGCAACGCACACGGACACATCCTCCTGACTGTGGGACTGGACATG GCAAGGTGAGACCAGTCAAGGAACCGGTGAGGAGAAGAAAACGAGAATGA
- the LOC126718824 gene encoding serine/threonine-protein phosphatase 7 long form homolog encodes MDPHGAIQTLLTRQDEHRSSLLWDAHLEGEEVPGVLTCRHQDKGLLEGGVDGLDPRILAYITDAGLDGLLRVPHMDIDHALITALVERWRPETHSFHLPHGEMTITLQDMEVIMGVPVDGLPLVETIPSTGSWRDVCRRLLGYQPPERQLGKDKNTGVLEGVSIKAKWLEDQFRNPLPVDAPEALVQKYARFYILELLGGTLFMDKSGERISIRYLQYFDPISNGKKYSWGSAALSWLYRHLCKASEKTAK; translated from the exons ATGGACCCACATGGAGCTATACAGACTTTGTTGACGAGGCAGGATGAACATCGTTCAAGTTTGCTTTGGGATGCTCATTTGGAAGGCGAG GAAGTGCCAGGTGTATTGACTTGTCGTCACCAAGACAAAGGTCTGCTTGAAGGAGGGGTAGATGGGTTAGATCCACGAATTCTCGCTTATATCACTGATGCGGGGTTAGATGGGCTGCTTCGGGTCCCACATATGGACATTGACCACGCATTGATCACAGCGTTGGTGGAGAGATGGCGGCCGGAGACGCACTCATTTCACTTGCCCCACGGTGAGATGACCATCACACTACAAGATATGGAGGTTATAATGGGGGTACCTGTAGATGGCTTGCCGTTGGTGGAAACTATACCCTCGACGGGCAGTTGGCGTGACGTTTGTCGTAGATTGCTAGGGTACCAGCCGCCAGAGAGACAACTTGGAAAAGATAAGAACACTGGAGTGCTGGAAGGGGTGAGCATAAAAGCCAAATGGCTTGAGGATCAGTTTCGCAACCCTCTCCCGGTTGACGCCCCTGAGGCGCTTGTGCAGAAGTATGCTCGTTTTTACATTTTGGAGTTGTTAGGTGGTACGCTATTTATGGATAAGTCTGGAGAACGGATCTCAATTAGGTATTTGCAATATTTTGATCCAATCAGCAACGGAAAGAAGTATAGTTGGGGTAGTGCAGCACTAAGTTGGCTCTATAGACACCTCTGTAAGGCATCAGAGAAGACAGCCAAGTAG
- the LOC126718825 gene encoding uncharacterized protein LOC126718825: MPLANEERLEQVVVEGIKEAEHLCLDDCLPETALHLKSQSSRPRQSCKSNASTPLPPISLSLPRVKLIEDLTEAKVLKMRISFTISHTPKIDHALHCSINTHLLQLKTVSAEVNNQEDNICALLCHFSALDSHGKPNNYMIHTGSSPFQ, encoded by the exons ATGCCATTGGCAAATGAGGAGAGACTTGAACAAGTTGTGGTAGAGGGTATAAAG GAAGCAGAGCATCTCTGCTTAGACGACTGCTTGCCAGAAACTGCACTACACTTGAAGAGCCAAAGTAGTCGACCAAGACAAAGCTGCAAGTCCAACGCAAGCACCCCACTGCCCCCAATCAGCCTCTCG TTGCCTAGGGTCAAACTTATTGAAGACTTGACAGAGGCAAAAGTGTTGAAAATGAGGATTTCTTTCACCATCTCACACACGCCAAAAATAGATCATGCCCTACATTGCAGCATCA ATACACACCTTCTCCAACTCAAAACTGTCAGCGCAGAAGTAAATAACCAGGAGGACAATATTTGTGCTCTCCTTTGCCACTTCAGTGCCTTGGATTCCCATGGAAAGCCCAATAATTACATGATTCATACTGGCAGTTCTCCCTTTCAGTga